The Gemmata palustris genome includes a region encoding these proteins:
- a CDS encoding MBL fold metallo-hydrolase, with the protein MAKDPQPPAEPTVTFWGAARTVTGSMHQLTTAGKTILLDCGLFQGKRSESHLRNRDFPFRTRDIDAVVLSHAHVDHCGNLPNLVRRGFAGPIYCTPATRALAAVMLGDAAKIQEEDANYLNQKRARHEPKVTPLFDARDVFRTLTKMQAVRYGEPFTLSKGIEVTFADAGHLLGSATVHLRLDGPSGVRRLTFTGDVGRPGLPILRDPEPIPACDLLISESTYGGHTHEPVDETADKLGEVVRRTIARGGRVVIPAFAVGRTQTVVYFLHQLISSGKLPPIPVFVDSPMANRATEVFRAHTECFDEETLALLATEPDLFGEKHVRYVETVNESVKLNRREGPCVVISASGMCEAGRILHHLKHGLSDPRNTILIAGFQAADTLGRRLVEKRPEVRVLGRPCPVKAEVVVLNGLSSHADHSDMLRMLGPLAGSTARVRLVHGEPERAAKLAEGLTGIGFADVGIPDRGETVLV; encoded by the coding sequence ATGGCCAAAGACCCACAGCCCCCGGCCGAACCAACGGTTACGTTCTGGGGGGCCGCGCGAACCGTGACCGGTTCGATGCACCAGCTCACGACCGCGGGCAAAACGATCTTACTCGACTGCGGGCTGTTCCAGGGCAAGCGCTCCGAGAGTCACCTCCGCAACCGCGACTTCCCGTTCCGCACGCGCGACATCGACGCGGTCGTTCTCAGTCACGCGCACGTGGACCATTGCGGCAATTTGCCGAACCTCGTGCGCAGAGGGTTCGCGGGGCCGATCTACTGCACCCCGGCCACCCGCGCGCTCGCCGCGGTTATGCTCGGCGACGCCGCCAAGATCCAGGAAGAGGACGCGAACTACCTGAACCAAAAGCGCGCGCGGCACGAACCGAAGGTCACCCCGTTGTTCGACGCCCGCGACGTGTTCCGCACACTGACCAAAATGCAGGCGGTGCGGTACGGTGAGCCGTTCACCCTGAGCAAGGGAATCGAAGTCACGTTCGCGGACGCCGGGCACTTGCTCGGCTCGGCAACGGTTCACCTGCGACTCGACGGACCGTCCGGGGTGCGGCGCCTCACGTTCACCGGCGACGTGGGGCGACCGGGGCTGCCCATTTTGCGCGACCCGGAACCGATCCCGGCGTGTGATCTGCTCATCAGCGAGAGCACCTACGGCGGGCACACGCACGAGCCGGTGGACGAAACGGCCGACAAGCTGGGCGAAGTGGTGCGCCGAACCATCGCGCGCGGGGGCCGCGTCGTCATTCCGGCGTTCGCGGTCGGGCGCACGCAGACGGTGGTGTACTTCCTGCACCAGCTCATTTCGAGCGGCAAACTCCCGCCCATTCCCGTGTTCGTAGACAGTCCGATGGCGAACCGGGCGACCGAAGTGTTTCGCGCACACACGGAGTGCTTCGACGAAGAAACGCTCGCGCTCCTCGCGACCGAACCGGACCTGTTCGGCGAAAAGCACGTCCGGTACGTCGAGACGGTGAACGAGAGCGTGAAACTGAACCGGCGCGAGGGTCCGTGTGTGGTGATCTCGGCGAGCGGAATGTGCGAAGCGGGGCGCATCCTGCACCATTTGAAGCACGGCCTCAGCGACCCGCGCAACACGATCCTCATCGCCGGCTTCCAGGCCGCGGACACCCTCGGTCGGCGCCTGGTCGAGAAGCGCCCGGAAGTCCGCGTGCTGGGCCGACCGTGCCCGGTGAAGGCCGAGGTGGTCGTGCTGAACGGGCTCTCCAGTCACGCCGACCACAGCGACATGCTGCGGATGCTCGGCCCTCTGGCCGGTTCCACCGCGCGCGTGCGCCTCGTTCACGGCGAACCCGAACGGGCCGCGAAACTGGCGGAAGGGCTTACGGGCATCGGGTTCGCCGACGTGGGCATTCCCGATCGGGGTGAGACGGTGTTGGTGTAG
- a CDS encoding cell envelope integrity protein TolA, with protein sequence MSDLPIRRVVLYKHGVGYFERETHIEGDQSLSLSFKQREVSDVLKSLTVLDLDGGLVSAVSYDSTTPVEQLLAEIALSIPDSGSLKGLLPQIKGARVSVKPTGGSTVQGVILGIDKTDARTEHGLEETHRLSLLTDSGDVRTFDLFDLELTILDEGIKRDLDFYLKTQLASKKKDARTFTLFAQGEGTRTVRVSYVLEAPVWKATYRILLDEGVGSSPLIQGWAVVDNTSDEDWQDVGLTLVAGLPVSFTHDLYTPRYIRRPVVEVKETTGVLPPMAEAGVEDYEMTGELTAFSAGLAAPAPVRMAKMRRRENVEVVEKNYGNRSSAVSSVQAQTRERQVGDLFEYSIDKPVTVRRNQSALVPILLKPFAGRSVLLYQKAARAENPIRCVEFENTTGLTLEGGPVTVLEQGSYVGEAMLDTLKPTEKRLVGYAVELAVRVLDNIDSHSDRVTRVTIRNGTLKTHYAQVQKTTYTFNSTSDKEQVVYLDHPRDDSRWKLVETAKPHETTENYWRFRFLLPPSTASKFVAQQQQTLFQSFGLADITDKQLSAWVSAKYLDKATEKALKEALAQRQQVGRIEEKLAQLNDERNKIHAEQKRIRENLGALGDRASEKALRERFVATLDKQEDRLAKIAEEEAKLHADRDDAREKLSAALAKLEYDAPVSE encoded by the coding sequence ATGTCCGATTTGCCGATCCGTCGGGTGGTTTTGTACAAGCACGGTGTCGGGTACTTCGAGCGCGAAACGCACATTGAGGGCGATCAGTCGCTCTCGCTTTCGTTTAAGCAGCGCGAGGTGAGCGACGTCCTCAAGTCGCTCACGGTGCTCGACCTGGACGGCGGCCTCGTGTCCGCGGTCAGTTACGATTCGACCACGCCGGTCGAACAGCTACTCGCGGAAATCGCGCTCTCCATCCCGGATTCGGGAAGCCTGAAGGGGCTGCTGCCGCAAATTAAGGGCGCGCGCGTATCGGTGAAGCCGACCGGCGGCTCAACGGTTCAGGGTGTAATTCTCGGCATCGACAAGACGGACGCGCGCACCGAGCACGGTCTCGAAGAAACGCACCGGCTCTCGCTCCTCACCGACTCCGGCGACGTCCGCACGTTCGACCTCTTCGACCTCGAACTCACGATCCTCGACGAGGGCATCAAGCGCGACCTCGATTTCTACCTGAAGACGCAACTCGCGTCGAAGAAGAAGGACGCTCGCACGTTCACGCTGTTCGCGCAGGGCGAGGGGACGCGCACGGTCCGCGTGAGCTACGTGCTCGAAGCGCCCGTGTGGAAGGCGACGTACCGGATACTGCTGGATGAGGGGGTAGGTTCTTCTCCCCTCATCCAAGGTTGGGCGGTCGTTGACAACACGTCGGACGAAGACTGGCAGGACGTGGGCCTCACACTCGTGGCGGGCCTTCCGGTGTCGTTCACGCACGATCTCTACACGCCGCGGTACATTCGCCGACCGGTGGTCGAGGTGAAGGAGACAACCGGGGTGCTCCCGCCGATGGCGGAAGCGGGCGTTGAAGACTACGAGATGACGGGGGAACTGACGGCGTTCTCGGCCGGCCTCGCTGCTCCGGCACCGGTCCGCATGGCGAAAATGCGTCGGAGGGAGAACGTTGAAGTCGTTGAGAAAAACTATGGGAACAGAAGTTCGGCCGTATCCTCGGTTCAGGCCCAAACGCGCGAGCGGCAAGTCGGCGACCTGTTCGAGTACAGCATCGACAAACCCGTCACCGTTCGCCGAAACCAGTCCGCGCTCGTGCCGATCCTGCTGAAGCCGTTCGCGGGGCGCTCGGTGCTGCTCTACCAGAAGGCGGCCCGGGCGGAGAACCCGATCCGCTGTGTCGAGTTCGAGAACACAACCGGGCTCACGCTCGAAGGCGGGCCGGTCACGGTACTCGAACAGGGCAGTTACGTCGGGGAAGCGATGCTCGATACGCTCAAGCCCACCGAAAAGCGACTGGTCGGCTACGCGGTGGAACTGGCGGTCCGGGTGCTCGACAACATCGACTCGCACAGCGACCGCGTGACGCGCGTGACGATCCGCAACGGCACCCTCAAGACGCACTACGCCCAGGTGCAGAAGACGACGTACACGTTCAACAGCACGTCCGACAAGGAACAGGTGGTGTACCTCGATCACCCGCGCGACGATTCGCGGTGGAAACTGGTGGAGACCGCGAAGCCCCACGAGACGACCGAGAACTACTGGCGGTTCCGGTTCCTGCTCCCGCCGAGCACCGCGAGCAAGTTCGTCGCCCAGCAACAGCAGACGCTGTTTCAGTCGTTCGGCCTCGCGGACATCACCGACAAGCAGCTCTCGGCGTGGGTCTCCGCAAAGTACCTCGATAAAGCGACCGAGAAGGCGCTGAAAGAGGCGCTCGCTCAGCGGCAACAGGTGGGTCGCATTGAGGAGAAATTGGCCCAACTCAACGACGAGCGGAACAAGATCCACGCGGAGCAAAAGCGCATCCGCGAGAACCTCGGCGCGCTCGGCGACCGGGCGAGCGAGAAGGCGCTGCGGGAGCGCTTCGTCGCCACGCTCGACAAGCAAGAGGACCGCCTCGCGAAGATCGCGGAAGAGGAGGCGAAACTGCACGCCGATCGCGACGATGCTCGCGAGAAGTTGAGCGCCGCGCTCGCGAAGTTGGAGTACGATGCGCCCGTATCTGAATGA
- a CDS encoding DUF1501 domain-containing protein gives MFRSGSLVTTRRSFLGLGACGLLALPHWQPAFAAGKKARAKSVLVVFEQGGVSHMDTFDPKPDAPAEHRTPFKTINTAARGMQFTELLARTAVHADKLTVVRCMTQPKPGIGNSHPKGSQYIFSGESPDGAEVMPDIGSVVSYRMGSAARNLPSYIMVPGTSEQEYNTKIGFLPPQHRVFKTGGKPHDPKWTVPNLALAGIAPDRFKDRTDLLSNLDVGIPGADQAKDAKTLTSMRDQAEDMLTNPATRKAFDLRAEPLKVREEYGLGHRGQCYLLGRKLIESGVRFVTIDCREPPAREYPGGGNMNWDHHDHIYSPKDTAIKGGGAGAGRWGIQTWPMMGSTDRAFSALLADMHQRGLLEETLVCFVTEFGRTPRINDRKGRDHWTHAFSIAFAGAGVPGGQVVGETDKEGGYITSSKAYTLEDYAVTIYEKLGIDLTKPIYTPAGRPIYPGKDGHAITEVM, from the coding sequence ATGTTCCGATCCGGCTCACTGGTCACCACGCGCCGCAGTTTCCTCGGTTTGGGCGCGTGCGGGCTGCTCGCGCTACCTCACTGGCAACCCGCCTTCGCCGCCGGCAAGAAGGCCCGGGCGAAGTCCGTGCTCGTGGTGTTCGAGCAGGGCGGTGTGTCGCACATGGACACGTTCGACCCGAAGCCGGATGCGCCCGCCGAGCACCGCACGCCGTTCAAAACCATTAATACGGCCGCGCGCGGAATGCAATTCACCGAACTGCTCGCGCGCACCGCGGTACACGCGGACAAGCTCACCGTCGTCCGGTGCATGACGCAGCCGAAACCGGGTATCGGCAACAGCCACCCCAAAGGCTCGCAGTACATCTTCAGTGGCGAATCGCCCGACGGCGCGGAGGTGATGCCGGACATCGGCTCGGTGGTGTCGTACCGGATGGGGAGCGCGGCGCGGAACCTTCCCTCGTACATCATGGTTCCGGGGACGAGCGAGCAGGAGTACAACACAAAAATTGGCTTTCTCCCCCCGCAGCACCGCGTCTTCAAGACCGGCGGAAAGCCGCACGATCCTAAATGGACGGTCCCCAACCTCGCACTCGCCGGCATCGCTCCCGATCGCTTCAAGGACCGCACCGATCTGCTCAGTAACCTCGATGTCGGCATTCCGGGAGCGGACCAAGCCAAAGACGCGAAGACGCTCACGAGCATGCGCGACCAGGCCGAAGACATGCTCACCAACCCCGCGACGCGGAAGGCGTTCGACTTGCGGGCCGAACCGCTGAAAGTGCGCGAAGAATACGGGCTGGGGCACCGCGGGCAGTGCTACTTGCTCGGCCGCAAGCTGATCGAATCCGGGGTGCGGTTCGTGACGATCGATTGCCGCGAACCGCCCGCGCGCGAGTACCCCGGCGGTGGCAACATGAACTGGGACCACCACGACCACATCTATTCGCCGAAGGACACCGCCATTAAAGGCGGCGGGGCCGGCGCGGGGCGGTGGGGCATTCAGACGTGGCCGATGATGGGCAGCACGGACCGCGCGTTTTCCGCGCTGCTCGCCGACATGCACCAGCGCGGGCTGCTCGAAGAAACGCTCGTGTGCTTCGTGACGGAGTTCGGCCGCACGCCGCGCATCAACGACCGCAAGGGCCGCGACCACTGGACGCACGCCTTTAGCATCGCGTTCGCGGGCGCCGGGGTGCCGGGCGGTCAGGTGGTCGGCGAAACCGACAAGGAAGGCGGCTACATCACCAGCTCGAAGGCCTACACTCTCGAAGATTACGCGGTGACGATCTACGAGAAACTCGGCATCGACCTGACGAAGCCGATTTACACCCCCGCGGGCCGCCCGATCTACCCCGGCAAAGACGGGCACGCGATCACGGAAGTGATGTGA
- the glnA gene encoding type I glutamate--ammonia ligase: MSTHARTPREVLAFIREREVKAVDFRFMDFPGLWKHFTVPAEVLDENAFEDGIGFDGSSIRGWVAINESDMLLMPQPDTLFIDPFCKDVTLAMLCNIQDPLTKEDYSRDPRNVARKAVNYMKSTGVADAAMFGPSLEFFVFDDVKFDQTPHSAFYYVDSGEGQWNTGRDERPNLGYKVPYKQGYFPCPPQDSLHDLRSEMMLAMMQCGMTVESHHHEKAGGGQCAINVRYDDLVAMADNVLKYKYIVKNVARRHNKAATFMPKPLFEDYGSGMHVHVSLWKDKGGDRVNLFSGSDYSGLSDLAMYALGGLLKHAPALCAITNPTTNSYKRLVPGYEAPVNLAYSQRNRSAAIRIPVYSSRAKSKRLEFRIPDGAANPYLAFAAMLMAMLDGIRNKTHPGDPLDKDIYDMPAEQLKNVPKTPGTLVEALNALEKDHEFLLHGSVFTEDVIETWIEYKRKAEVAAIRVRPHPYEFALYFDS, from the coding sequence ATGTCCACGCACGCACGCACTCCCCGCGAAGTTCTGGCGTTCATTCGTGAGCGCGAAGTCAAGGCCGTCGACTTCCGGTTCATGGATTTCCCGGGCTTGTGGAAGCACTTCACCGTTCCGGCCGAGGTGCTCGACGAGAACGCCTTCGAGGACGGGATCGGGTTCGACGGGTCCAGCATCCGCGGGTGGGTCGCGATCAACGAGTCCGACATGCTGCTCATGCCGCAGCCGGACACGCTGTTCATCGACCCGTTCTGCAAAGACGTCACGCTCGCGATGCTGTGCAACATCCAGGACCCGCTCACGAAGGAAGACTACTCCCGCGACCCGCGGAACGTGGCGCGAAAAGCCGTCAATTACATGAAGTCCACCGGCGTCGCGGACGCGGCGATGTTCGGGCCGTCCCTGGAGTTCTTCGTTTTCGACGACGTGAAATTCGACCAAACGCCGCACTCCGCGTTCTACTACGTCGATTCGGGCGAGGGGCAGTGGAACACAGGCCGCGACGAGCGCCCGAACCTCGGGTACAAGGTGCCGTACAAACAGGGGTACTTCCCGTGCCCGCCGCAGGACTCCTTGCACGACCTGCGGAGCGAGATGATGCTCGCGATGATGCAGTGCGGGATGACCGTGGAGAGCCACCACCACGAGAAGGCCGGCGGCGGACAGTGCGCGATCAACGTGCGGTACGACGACCTCGTGGCGATGGCCGACAACGTGCTGAAGTACAAGTACATCGTGAAGAACGTGGCGCGCCGGCACAATAAGGCCGCGACGTTCATGCCCAAGCCGCTGTTCGAGGACTACGGGAGCGGGATGCACGTCCACGTTTCGCTGTGGAAGGACAAGGGCGGCGACCGCGTGAACCTGTTCTCGGGCAGCGACTACTCCGGGCTGTCGGACCTCGCGATGTACGCGCTCGGCGGGCTGCTGAAGCACGCGCCCGCGCTGTGCGCGATCACGAACCCCACCACGAACAGCTACAAGCGCCTGGTACCGGGCTACGAGGCGCCCGTGAACCTCGCGTACAGCCAGCGGAACCGCTCGGCCGCCATCCGCATCCCGGTGTACTCGTCGCGTGCGAAGTCGAAGCGGCTGGAGTTTCGGATTCCCGACGGCGCCGCTAACCCGTACCTCGCGTTCGCGGCGATGCTCATGGCGATGCTCGACGGGATTCGCAACAAGACCCACCCCGGCGACCCGCTCGACAAGGACATCTACGACATGCCGGCGGAGCAACTCAAGAACGTGCCGAAGACCCCTGGTACGCTCGTGGAGGCACTCAACGCGCTGGAAAAGGACCACGAGTTCTTGCTGCACGGGAGCGTCTTCACGGAAGACGTGATCGAGACGTGGATCGAGTACAAGCGCAAGGCCGAGGTCGCCGCGATCCGCGTGCGCCCGCACCCCTACGAGTTCGCGCTGTACTTCGACTCGTAG
- a CDS encoding DUF1553 domain-containing protein → MTIFTLLLGATLAAPADAPARIEVYPTKVTLTSPRAVCQLVVTGHFATGETRDLTRDATFTPPAPVVEIRDGVVAPKKNGRGEIAVAVGGHTIKVPVEVSGQSEPDPMRFRTETLAVMTKQGCNGGSCHGSPEGKGGFRLSLFGYDPGIDAESLVRGGLNRRVDAFTPADSLVLKKPLMRVPHVGGKRLNKSDLGYRVLLDWIAQGAKTDDDKQPACVQLVVYPGPNRILRAPNLAQQLSVIAKFADGTTRDVTALATYEVSHKDVLSASDTGLVTGAKRGQGAVSVRYLNHLESVHFTMTEEVEGFVWNNPAEANFIDKHVHAKLNQLRVLPSGTCDDATFLRRVYLDLTGLLPPAKKAKAFLADTTADKRAKVIDELLASEEFARYWALRTADLMRVNSKTLPEGRAELLADWLVESYRKNAPFDKVATELLTATGDAAKVPTANYFLAIPNLEDLAETTAQLFMGSRVNCAKCHNHPFENWTQEDYFRIAAVFTRVKKTGKVVSAGTTGETTHPTSGKVLTPFGDVVTDPKADRRVAFARWLTKPGNPFFARVEVNRMWFGLFGRGIVHPVDDFRSSNPPAIPELLDTLASEFERSNFDRKHILRLMCNSRTYQRSTATNKFNETDDALFSRYPIRRLTAEQMQDAIGYATGSLAPPVDLGAQITKAETELAAAPADKAKQTALRRLKDRTSYATQRLTPEQSQFLMAFGQPKRESPCACERVDEPTVDQALQLLNGPLVAGRVSGSADAFAKLTDAELAEHLWLAAFTRLPNEAERKKVADHLKKAANRPDAVRDLVWAVINTREFLLQH, encoded by the coding sequence ATGACGATCTTCACGCTACTGCTCGGTGCGACTCTCGCGGCCCCCGCCGATGCTCCGGCGCGCATCGAGGTGTACCCCACGAAGGTCACGCTCACGTCCCCGCGCGCGGTGTGTCAACTCGTTGTCACCGGGCACTTCGCGACCGGCGAGACGCGCGACCTCACGCGCGACGCGACTTTTACTCCGCCCGCGCCCGTGGTCGAAATACGCGATGGCGTAGTCGCGCCCAAGAAGAACGGGCGGGGAGAGATTGCGGTGGCTGTGGGTGGGCACACGATCAAAGTGCCGGTCGAAGTGAGTGGCCAGAGCGAGCCCGACCCAATGCGGTTCCGCACAGAAACGCTCGCGGTGATGACCAAGCAGGGGTGTAACGGCGGTTCCTGTCACGGCTCGCCGGAAGGGAAGGGCGGGTTCCGACTGTCGTTGTTCGGCTACGATCCGGGCATTGACGCGGAGAGCCTCGTTCGCGGCGGACTCAATCGGCGCGTCGATGCGTTCACCCCGGCGGACAGTTTGGTACTCAAGAAGCCGCTGATGCGCGTCCCGCACGTTGGAGGGAAGCGCCTCAATAAGAGCGACCTCGGTTACCGCGTGCTCCTGGACTGGATCGCGCAGGGGGCCAAAACGGATGATGACAAGCAACCCGCGTGCGTGCAACTCGTGGTGTATCCGGGTCCGAACCGCATTCTGCGTGCGCCGAACCTCGCACAGCAACTCAGCGTGATCGCCAAGTTCGCCGACGGCACCACCCGCGATGTGACCGCACTCGCCACCTACGAAGTGTCGCACAAGGACGTGCTATCTGCCTCCGATACGGGATTGGTTACGGGTGCGAAGCGCGGTCAAGGGGCCGTTTCCGTTCGCTACCTCAATCACCTCGAATCGGTTCACTTCACGATGACCGAAGAGGTGGAGGGGTTCGTCTGGAACAACCCCGCAGAAGCGAACTTCATCGATAAGCACGTTCACGCGAAGCTCAACCAGCTCCGCGTACTGCCGTCGGGCACCTGCGACGACGCGACCTTTTTGCGCCGCGTCTACCTCGACCTTACCGGCTTGCTCCCGCCTGCGAAAAAGGCGAAAGCCTTTCTCGCGGACACAACCGCCGACAAGCGCGCGAAGGTCATTGACGAGTTGCTCGCGTCGGAGGAGTTCGCACGATACTGGGCGCTACGCACAGCGGATTTGATGCGCGTGAACTCCAAAACGCTTCCCGAAGGTCGCGCGGAACTGCTCGCGGACTGGCTCGTCGAGAGCTACCGCAAGAACGCGCCGTTCGACAAGGTCGCGACCGAGCTACTCACTGCGACCGGCGACGCCGCGAAGGTGCCCACCGCGAACTACTTCCTCGCGATCCCGAACCTCGAAGACCTCGCCGAGACGACCGCGCAACTGTTCATGGGATCGCGCGTGAACTGTGCGAAGTGCCACAACCACCCGTTCGAGAACTGGACCCAGGAGGACTATTTCCGCATTGCGGCGGTGTTCACTCGCGTCAAGAAGACGGGCAAAGTGGTGTCGGCCGGTACCACCGGCGAGACGACGCACCCCACGAGCGGCAAGGTACTCACCCCGTTCGGCGATGTGGTAACCGATCCGAAGGCGGATCGCCGGGTCGCGTTCGCGCGCTGGCTCACGAAGCCGGGCAACCCGTTTTTCGCGCGCGTCGAGGTGAACCGGATGTGGTTCGGGCTGTTCGGGCGCGGGATCGTTCATCCTGTGGACGACTTCCGCTCCTCGAACCCGCCGGCGATTCCCGAACTCCTGGACACACTCGCGAGCGAGTTCGAGCGGAGCAATTTCGATCGCAAACACATTCTCCGGCTCATGTGCAACAGCCGCACTTACCAGCGGTCCACCGCGACGAACAAGTTCAACGAAACGGACGACGCGCTGTTCTCGCGCTACCCGATCCGCAGGTTGACCGCCGAGCAGATGCAGGACGCGATCGGCTACGCGACCGGGAGCCTGGCACCTCCGGTCGATCTCGGAGCACAGATCACAAAGGCGGAGACCGAACTCGCCGCAGCGCCCGCAGATAAAGCCAAACAAACCGCCCTGCGCCGGTTGAAGGACCGCACCTCCTACGCAACGCAGCGCCTCACGCCCGAGCAGTCGCAGTTCCTCATGGCGTTCGGCCAGCCGAAGCGCGAAAGTCCGTGTGCGTGCGAGCGCGTGGACGAGCCGACCGTCGATCAGGCACTGCAGTTGCTCAACGGCCCGCTCGTGGCCGGGCGCGTGAGCGGGTCCGCCGATGCGTTCGCGAAACTCACGGACGCGGAGCTGGCCGAGCACCTCTGGCTCGCGGCATTCACTCGATTACCCAACGAAGCCGAGCGGAAGAAGGTGGCCGACCACCTGAAAAAGGCCGCGAACCGCCCGGACGCGGTGCGCGATCTGGTGTGGGCGGTCATCAACACGCGCGAGTTCCTGTTACAGCACTGA
- a CDS encoding gamma-glutamyl-gamma-aminobutyrate hydrolase family protein — MPPRTKEKEPAAPPARPLIAVNTDFITPKNGIPFAKLNVGYIDAILTAGGLPVVLPPLRKDNLADIDALLDQCAGIVLTGGADMDPRRNGQPLTAVVNPMPARREDSDRYLLAKIFERKIPVLGIGVGMQQLNVFAGGTLHMHLPADNPKALPHFDQTGAPHRHMVLIEENTRLDDIYGTQELRVNSAHHQAINQMGKRMRVAAKAPDGVIEAIESTDPNWFCVGVQWHPEADTASALDVQIFECFVLAAVRNSDVALAAA; from the coding sequence ATGCCCCCTCGCACCAAAGAGAAAGAACCCGCCGCGCCGCCCGCCCGTCCGCTGATCGCGGTGAACACCGATTTCATCACGCCGAAGAACGGCATCCCGTTCGCCAAACTCAACGTCGGCTACATCGACGCGATCCTGACCGCCGGGGGCCTGCCGGTCGTTCTCCCGCCGCTCCGCAAGGACAACCTCGCGGACATTGACGCGCTGCTCGACCAGTGCGCGGGCATCGTGCTGACCGGCGGGGCGGACATGGACCCGCGCCGCAACGGGCAGCCGCTCACGGCCGTCGTGAACCCGATGCCGGCCCGCCGCGAGGACTCGGACCGCTACCTGCTCGCCAAGATCTTCGAGCGCAAGATCCCCGTGCTCGGCATCGGCGTCGGGATGCAGCAGTTGAACGTGTTCGCGGGGGGCACCCTGCACATGCACCTGCCCGCGGACAACCCGAAGGCGCTGCCGCACTTCGACCAGACCGGCGCCCCGCACCGGCACATGGTTCTCATCGAAGAAAACACCCGCCTCGACGACATTTACGGCACGCAAGAACTGCGGGTGAATAGCGCGCACCACCAAGCCATCAACCAGATGGGCAAGAGGATGCGCGTCGCGGCCAAGGCGCCGGACGGCGTGATCGAGGCGATCGAATCGACCGACCCGAACTGGTTCTGCGTCGGCGTGCAGTGGCACCCGGAAGCGGATACCGCCAGCGCGCTGGACGTGCAGATCTTCGAGTGCTTCGTCCTGGCCGCCGTGCGGAACTCGGACGTGGCTCTCGCGGCCGCGTAG
- a CDS encoding anhydro-N-acetylmuramic acid kinase produces MVRTLLGLSVSSGLEGVDATAVRVEGLGLDLTTRVVAAPRIAFPPAVRDVLRASVASPTAVPPEFLRAVADTVVFAARQALSKAAVSPRDTFAAGILEPTRPAASVPIDWPEVAERVAEQTGITTLHGFTDRDRATGGSGRPITAAADFLLFRDTTESRLLIHLGAASTVLFVPAGGTVSTAFGFEAGPGNQLLDAILFNGTRGKELPASVGKHAVQGRCLEPLLARWAEHPHLTRTPPKTVHAEAFGRSFLLAAFDAVRQLNASLPDLLCTATHLAARAIGSAGRLPVMKPDGPRRVVLSGGGVRNGFLWQLVAKQFSDSAERAEAVGVPALSRNAAAAAVLTALTCDGVAGNLPVLTGATGGRLLGHICPGDGRNWARCAAWLADQTGEYPRANRAA; encoded by the coding sequence ATGGTCCGAACCTTACTCGGCCTTTCTGTAAGCTCCGGGCTGGAAGGCGTGGACGCGACCGCGGTGCGGGTCGAGGGGTTGGGCCTCGATCTCACAACCCGGGTGGTCGCTGCGCCACGAATCGCCTTCCCGCCCGCGGTACGCGACGTCCTTCGCGCCTCGGTCGCCTCCCCCACTGCAGTTCCGCCGGAATTCCTCCGGGCCGTGGCCGACACGGTCGTATTTGCCGCGCGCCAAGCCCTGAGTAAAGCGGCGGTATCACCGCGCGACACGTTCGCGGCGGGCATCCTCGAACCGACCCGGCCCGCCGCCAGCGTTCCGATTGACTGGCCGGAGGTCGCGGAGCGCGTTGCGGAACAGACCGGCATCACCACATTGCACGGCTTTACCGACCGCGACCGCGCGACCGGCGGCTCTGGGCGCCCCATCACCGCCGCGGCCGACTTCCTGCTTTTCCGTGACACCACCGAATCGCGCCTCCTGATTCACCTGGGGGCGGCTTCGACCGTGCTGTTCGTCCCGGCGGGCGGCACGGTTTCCACCGCGTTCGGCTTTGAAGCCGGACCGGGGAACCAGTTGCTCGACGCGATCCTCTTCAACGGGACGCGCGGAAAAGAGCTTCCCGCCAGCGTTGGGAAGCACGCGGTCCAGGGGCGGTGCCTCGAACCCCTCCTGGCACGCTGGGCGGAACACCCGCACCTCACCCGCACGCCGCCCAAAACGGTCCACGCGGAAGCCTTTGGCCGCAGCTTCTTACTCGCCGCGTTCGACGCGGTGCGCCAACTGAACGCGAGCCTCCCCGACCTCCTCTGCACCGCAACGCACCTCGCGGCGCGTGCGATCGGCAGCGCGGGGCGCCTCCCGGTCATGAAGCCGGATGGTCCGCGCCGCGTGGTACTTTCGGGCGGCGGCGTTCGGAACGGCTTCCTGTGGCAACTGGTGGCGAAGCAGTTCAGCGACAGCGCCGAACGCGCAGAGGCAGTGGGCGTGCCGGCTCTGTCGCGCAACGCAGCCGCGGCAGCGGTATTGACCGCGCTAACCTGTGACGGCGTGGCCGGGAACCTACCAGTGCTCACGGGCGCGACCGGCGGGCGCTTGCTGGGCCACATCTGCCCCGGCGACGGCCGCAACTGGGCGCGCTGCGCCGCATGGCTCGCCGATCAAACCGGCGAATACCCCCGCGCGAACCGGGCCGCGTAG